The following nucleotide sequence is from Synechococcus sp. KORDI-52.
GACTTCTCCGGATGAAACTGGCAGGCACCGACTCGGCCCCGCCAGACGACAGCAGTGACCTCTTGATCGCCGAAAGGAGCCGAGGCCTTCAGGTCATTCGTATCGGTGGGAACTGCGGCGTAGCTGTGAACGAAATACACCCATTCCGAGGGTGCATCGCTGCTGAGCAGGGGGCAGGTGCCGTGGTGCTTCAACGGGGCCCAGCCCATGTGGGGGATGCGTTCGCCGCAGTCTTCAGGAAGGCGTTGCACGCGTCCGGCCAGAAGTCCGAGGCCCGAATCATGCCCTTCATCGCTCTGTTCGAACAGCAGCTGCAGGCCGAGACAGATGCCGAGCAAGGGGCGGTCGGCCTGCCCCCATCGCAGCAGGTGAGGCACCAGACCGGTGGCCTTGAGGTTGACCATGGCCGGGTCGAAAGCACCGACCCCGGGCAGGATCAGCGCATCAATGCCCTCAAGGTCCTTGGGCTTCTTCACCAAGGAGCAACCTTGACCGAGCCGGCCAAGGCATGTCTCCACAGAGTGGAGATTGCCCATGCCGTAATCGATTAACCCGAGGTTCAGACTCAACCGGTCGCTCCCTTCTGGAAACGGATGTCAGAGATACTTGGAAATGGTGCCCGACAGCGTTGCCTTAGGAACTGCACCCACCACGGTGTCGACCTTCTGACCACCCTTGAACACCATCAGGGTCGGAATGCTTCGGATGCCGTACTGGCTGGCGACGTTTGGGTTTTCGTCTGTATTGAGCTTGAACACCTTGATCTGGCCGTCAAATTCCTTGGCGATCTCTTCAACGATGGGAGCCACCATCCGGCAGGGGCCACACCAGGGAGCCCAGAAGTCCACCAGGACCGGCACGTCGCTCTGGAGCACGTCCTGCTCGAAGGAGGCATCGGTGACAGCAGCAGCGCTGGACATATGAGCAGGGAGATTTAGGGAGAATTTAGCAACCGTTTCAAGCGAAAACACAGCACTTCCCTGCCGAGAAGGGAACTGTGACAGTCGCTCTCCATCAAGAGTGAAAGCCCGAACGCGCCGGGCCGG
It contains:
- the hisH gene encoding imidazole glycerol phosphate synthase subunit HisH, which translates into the protein MSLNLGLIDYGMGNLHSVETCLGRLGQGCSLVKKPKDLEGIDALILPGVGAFDPAMVNLKATGLVPHLLRWGQADRPLLGICLGLQLLFEQSDEGHDSGLGLLAGRVQRLPEDCGERIPHMGWAPLKHHGTCPLLSSDAPSEWVYFVHSYAAVPTDTNDLKASAPFGDQEVTAVVWRGRVGACQFHPEKSSDAGEQMLKRWLTWLHNGAEPCL
- the trxA gene encoding thioredoxin → MSSAAAVTDASFEQDVLQSDVPVLVDFWAPWCGPCRMVAPIVEEIAKEFDGQIKVFKLNTDENPNVASQYGIRSIPTLMVFKGGQKVDTVVGAVPKATLSGTISKYL